In a single window of the Acidobacteriota bacterium genome:
- a CDS encoding CapA family protein, giving the protein MKVNIEIRNLLFTSLASAAVLVLLLACQSKTASGESPSQPEKPQAEATPKNTEPVTIAAVGDIMLGSPFPNESRMPPNDGADLLKDVTPILSATDIAFGNLEAPMTDSGVSAKCRPGSTRCFAFRMPTRYNKYLKEAGFDVMSLANNHAGDFGDKGRADTRAALDAVGIKHAGSDRAQFSTTYLDVKGKRVAFIGFAHNNVVPNINDLAAARNYVIEADKQADIVVVSFHGGAEGSGAQNVPNRTELYFGEARGNLPLFSRTVIDAGADLVLGHGPHVLRGMEIYKDRLIAYSLGNFCTYGWFQLAGETALTIILEAKLDPEGRFLGGKLHAGKQEGRGIPVLDPSGEAIRKMRSLSETDFGQNAPKIDENGDISIKK; this is encoded by the coding sequence ATGAAGGTAAATATCGAGATCCGTAATCTTCTTTTTACGTCACTGGCGTCCGCAGCGGTCCTCGTGCTGCTTCTTGCGTGCCAGTCAAAAACGGCGAGCGGCGAGTCGCCCTCACAGCCGGAGAAACCTCAGGCCGAGGCGACCCCGAAGAACACTGAACCCGTCACGATCGCGGCTGTCGGCGATATAATGCTGGGTTCGCCATTTCCCAATGAATCCCGCATGCCGCCGAACGACGGAGCCGACCTGCTGAAGGATGTGACGCCCATTTTGTCTGCTACTGACATCGCCTTCGGCAACCTTGAAGCACCGATGACCGACAGCGGCGTTTCGGCTAAATGCCGGCCCGGTTCGACGCGTTGTTTCGCATTCCGGATGCCTACGCGTTACAACAAATACCTGAAAGAAGCGGGGTTTGACGTGATGAGCCTTGCCAACAATCACGCCGGTGATTTCGGCGACAAGGGCCGTGCAGATACACGTGCGGCTCTGGACGCGGTCGGCATAAAACACGCCGGCAGCGACCGCGCACAGTTCTCCACTACATATCTCGACGTAAAGGGTAAACGCGTTGCATTCATTGGGTTTGCACACAACAACGTCGTTCCGAACATTAACGATCTGGCGGCGGCGCGCAACTATGTAATTGAGGCCGACAAACAGGCTGATATCGTCGTCGTCTCGTTCCACGGCGGTGCCGAGGGCTCCGGCGCACAGAACGTCCCGAACCGCACCGAGCTGTATTTTGGCGAGGCACGAGGCAATCTGCCGCTGTTCTCGCGAACGGTCATCGATGCGGGTGCCGACCTGGTCCTGGGCCATGGGCCGCACGTGCTTCGCGGGATGGAGATCTACAAGGACCGCCTGATCGCGTATAGCCTCGGCAATTTCTGCACTTACGGCTGGTTCCAGCTTGCCGGTGAGACGGCATTGACCATCATCCTCGAAGCAAAGCTCGATCCCGAAGGCCGTTTCCTCGGCGGAAAGCTCCACGCCGGCAAACAGGAGGGCCGCGGAATTCCCGTCCTCGATCCGTCCGGCGAAGCCATCCGAAAGATGCGTTCGCTCTCAGAAACGGATTTCGGCCAGAATGCTCCAAAAATAGACGAAAACGGCGACATTTCGATCAAAAAATAG
- a CDS encoding phosphoribosyltransferase has translation MVDLVPTADEVMNILVKTGAYRRGHFVYPNGKRASHYFQMPLAFRYYDNARILSVGLSRMFRMEKSISSRLPKVSVVSPSPGGIMVAFGVREALGAEQIYWAEMEEGKRQFRQYIGQGDVYPAIIVDDINRSGSAIRETIQLVKDLGSEVIGIGTIVKFDDAPNEFDGIPAKSLLSFDVNFYESKEEWQGSRSASDASEETVRF, from the coding sequence ATGGTTGATCTGGTTCCGACAGCGGATGAGGTAATGAACATCCTCGTTAAAACAGGCGCATACCGCCGCGGACATTTTGTTTACCCTAACGGCAAGCGTGCATCCCATTATTTTCAGATGCCGCTCGCTTTTCGCTATTACGACAACGCAAGAATATTGTCGGTGGGCCTGAGCAGGATGTTTCGTATGGAAAAATCCATTTCGAGCCGGCTGCCTAAGGTTTCGGTCGTCAGTCCGAGCCCCGGCGGCATTATGGTCGCTTTCGGCGTCCGCGAGGCACTGGGGGCAGAGCAGATCTATTGGGCAGAAATGGAAGAGGGCAAGCGGCAGTTTCGCCAATACATCGGCCAGGGCGACGTATATCCCGCGATCATTGTCGATGACATCAATCGTTCAGGCTCGGCCATACGCGAGACGATCCAATTGGTAAAAGATCTTGGCAGCGAGGTCATCGGTATCGGGACCATCGTTAAATTTGATGACGCTCCGAATGAATTCGACGGCATTCCCGCGAAATCTCTGCTCAGTTTTGACGTGAATTTCTACGAGTCGAAGGAAGAGTGGCAAGGCTCGCGAAGCGCGTCCGACGCCAGCGAAGAGACCGTGAGGTTCTAG
- a CDS encoding NUDIX hydrolase: protein MLMDAVGKVWRMLSPRTRARVTRSVQPKFTVSSAAIVRNDEGKILLLDHYFRPDKGWGLPGGFVEYGETPEQAACREVMEESGVEIYDLKLLRQRTVGSHLEISFTAKGRGDGAIGSKEIRGIGWFTAGELPDGISEDLRSLIISTENLI, encoded by the coding sequence ATGCTGATGGATGCAGTTGGCAAGGTATGGCGGATGTTGTCGCCGAGGACACGTGCGCGTGTTACACGATCGGTTCAGCCGAAATTCACCGTCTCTTCCGCTGCGATCGTGCGAAATGACGAGGGAAAGATCCTGCTGCTCGATCATTATTTTCGCCCGGACAAAGGCTGGGGTTTGCCCGGCGGTTTTGTTGAATACGGCGAGACGCCGGAACAGGCCGCCTGCCGCGAGGTCATGGAAGAATCAGGCGTCGAAATATACGATCTGAAGCTGCTGCGTCAGCGAACGGTCGGCAGCCATCTCGAGATCTCGTTCACGGCAAAGGGCCGCGGCGACGGAGCGATCGGAAGCAAGGAAATTCGAGGGATCGGCTGGTTCACGGCTGGCGAACTGCCCGACGGCATATCGGAGGACCTGCGTTCGTTAATAATTTCTACAGAAAACCTGATATGA
- the recR gene encoding recombination protein RecR, whose product MLDYSEPVAKLIDEFKRLPGIGSKSAQRLAFYIMRRPEAEVERFAETLREVKERIVFCSACNNLTDVDPCLYCSNVKRDRSIICVVEEPYNLVAVEKTRSYRGLYHILHGSLSPMRGIGPDELMIKNLLTRLRPENNGGVEVKEIIIATNPTTEGEATANYLARLIKPIGVYVSRIAMGMPVGSDLEFVDEVTMDRALANRHAM is encoded by the coding sequence ATGCTCGATTATTCAGAACCCGTCGCGAAACTCATCGACGAATTCAAACGGCTTCCCGGTATCGGGTCAAAGTCGGCTCAGCGGCTCGCATTCTACATAATGCGACGGCCTGAGGCTGAGGTAGAGCGCTTTGCCGAAACCCTTCGCGAGGTCAAAGAGCGGATAGTTTTCTGTTCCGCATGCAACAACCTAACGGACGTCGATCCGTGTCTTTATTGTTCCAACGTTAAACGCGACCGCTCGATCATATGCGTGGTCGAGGAGCCTTATAATCTCGTCGCAGTGGAAAAAACGCGTTCCTATCGTGGGCTATATCACATCCTTCACGGTTCGTTGTCCCCGATGCGCGGCATCGGGCCGGATGAGCTTATGATCAAGAATCTGCTGACGCGCCTCAGGCCGGAGAATAACGGAGGCGTCGAGGTAAAAGAGATAATCATCGCGACAAACCCAACGACAGAGGGCGAGGCAACCGCAAATTACCTCGCCCGTCTGATAAAGCCTATCGGCGTCTATGTGTCCCGTATCGCGATGGGAATGCCCGTCGGATCCGATCTGGAGTTTGTCGATGAGGTGACGATGGACCGTGCCTTGGCCAATCGTCACGCAATGTGA
- a CDS encoding YbaB/EbfC family nucleoid-associated protein codes for MKLPGGLDLNSMMQQAQAMQEQMSREMKEMVVEATAGGGAVNVKMRGDFQVMSIEFSPDLVKDGDVEMLQDLAVAALGEAHRKVEESLKGKLGGMLPPGLM; via the coding sequence ATGAAATTACCTGGCGGGCTCGATCTGAATTCGATGATGCAGCAGGCACAGGCGATGCAGGAGCAAATGAGCCGTGAGATGAAGGAAATGGTCGTTGAAGCGACGGCCGGCGGCGGTGCCGTGAACGTAAAGATGCGTGGCGATTTTCAGGTCATGTCCATCGAATTTTCTCCTGACCTGGTGAAGGACGGCGATGTCGAGATGCTGCAGGACCTTGCGGTCGCTGCGCTCGGCGAAGCACACCGAAAGGTCGAAGAATCGCTTAAGGGCAAATTGGGCGGAATGCTGCCGCCCGGGCTGATGTAA
- a CDS encoding VCBS repeat-containing protein, with product MKQIAQRWCLFIKGERIWGVYKKLLKGKMRAIFLTLAAGVVSFSLTTVPIRAGGAKSALPFGVPWVGYNVGSSAYTGNPAPFERDPTALVTADFNGDGAPDVAVSNYEFASPGGGTDGTSGFVVILNDGNGAYGTPTHYTVSNKGCWDIAVGDFDGDGDIDIVVPVADTFWETGNTVVLFLNDGTGAFPNKRTFTVGGAAPTGITVADFDGDGHLDVATSNFQNFQTGGSVSVLRGDGTGHFASHVTYPVGDRPFKLAAGDLNGDGRPELAVAHNWQQVSVLINNGTGGFGAPLVYDQIFPWHDAMYYGSIALGDSDNDGDLDIFYSNTDSKPVGSEVPRIAHLRNNGGTFSRAPDIILNIYSSGPSDLAVADFDGDGWLDVAGLNFDGRATDGLRVVYNNGAGGFGPSTMIPAGQGTFALAVADVDSDGSLDLLSADRYSMAVTVHKNPGDGQFPVHSPRYPSGTGTTLHLVAGDVDGDGDLDLFASGEAFGTPGALIRNNGDGTFADPVIYTHSTAYGRGVSNAKLRDLNGDGHLDLLYNDAHTDSVTGYDFWVGLNDGTGTFGPLTEWDLNTCGNGDIDAIDLDNDGDLDVVNLEQLGCAGGNDPQHIFIRLNNGDATFQPAYTINIGRIPRDLGHGDFNDDGNVDLVTAHWGINGANDFINVHLGNGDGTFQEAVVYNVGRGPRYVVVADFNGDGHADFATANSSSGNSGRETLTVIFGVGDGTFTGRSDYYAPYSPDLQGVQGLEVGDVDGDGDFDLMMATVAGGIAMYYNDGAGNFTFPHRLGVYWGPWSPVFADFDGDAVPDLAMLVSMPPSGIGREIAILSVDRPPTAAVVDVSGRVMTPDGRGLRNATVSMTGSDGVTRVAITSSFGYYRFEDLPVGDSYEMSVKSRSYRFVPRTVVVKDTLTDVDFVGLE from the coding sequence ATGAAGCAGATAGCACAGCGGTGGTGCCTTTTCATCAAAGGGGAAAGGATCTGGGGAGTTTACAAAAAACTCTTGAAGGGGAAGATGCGGGCCATTTTTCTGACGCTGGCTGCCGGCGTGGTGTCATTTTCCTTGACGACCGTCCCGATCAGGGCCGGCGGCGCAAAATCGGCATTGCCCTTCGGCGTTCCGTGGGTTGGCTATAACGTTGGCTCCAGCGCCTACACGGGCAACCCGGCGCCCTTTGAGCGCGATCCCACCGCTCTCGTCACGGCCGACTTCAACGGCGACGGCGCCCCCGACGTGGCCGTCTCCAACTACGAGTTCGCCTCACCGGGCGGTGGCACCGATGGAACGTCCGGTTTCGTGGTCATTCTCAACGACGGGAACGGAGCCTACGGAACGCCAACGCACTACACGGTCTCGAATAAGGGATGTTGGGACATTGCGGTGGGCGACTTTGACGGCGACGGGGACATCGACATCGTCGTGCCCGTGGCCGACACGTTCTGGGAAACCGGCAACACCGTCGTGCTCTTCCTCAACGACGGCACAGGTGCCTTCCCGAACAAGCGCACGTTCACCGTAGGCGGCGCGGCCCCGACCGGCATCACCGTGGCCGATTTTGACGGCGATGGCCACCTCGATGTGGCGACCTCGAACTTCCAGAACTTCCAGACGGGCGGGAGTGTGTCCGTGCTTAGAGGCGACGGGACCGGGCATTTCGCGTCTCACGTGACCTACCCCGTGGGGGACCGTCCCTTTAAGCTGGCCGCAGGCGACCTCAACGGTGACGGCCGCCCCGAACTCGCGGTGGCCCACAACTGGCAGCAGGTCTCGGTCCTCATCAATAATGGCACCGGCGGCTTCGGCGCGCCGCTCGTTTACGACCAGATCTTCCCGTGGCACGACGCCATGTATTATGGCTCCATCGCTCTCGGTGACAGCGACAACGACGGCGACCTCGACATCTTCTACTCGAACACGGACAGCAAACCAGTCGGCTCCGAAGTGCCGCGGATCGCCCACCTCCGCAACAACGGCGGCACCTTCTCGCGTGCGCCCGACATCATCCTGAACATCTACTCCTCCGGCCCGTCCGACCTCGCCGTGGCCGACTTTGACGGCGACGGGTGGCTGGACGTCGCCGGGCTCAACTTCGACGGACGTGCGACCGACGGGCTGCGGGTGGTCTATAACAACGGTGCGGGTGGGTTTGGCCCGTCCACCATGATCCCCGCCGGGCAGGGCACCTTCGCCCTGGCGGTAGCCGATGTGGATAGCGATGGCTCTCTCGACCTCCTCTCGGCCGACCGGTATTCGATGGCCGTCACTGTCCACAAGAACCCCGGCGATGGTCAGTTCCCCGTTCATTCGCCTCGATACCCCAGCGGCACAGGCACCACGCTTCACCTCGTCGCTGGGGACGTAGACGGTGATGGCGATCTCGACCTCTTCGCCTCGGGTGAGGCTTTCGGCACTCCGGGCGCACTGATCCGTAACAACGGCGATGGTACGTTCGCTGACCCTGTCATCTACACGCACTCCACGGCCTACGGGCGCGGCGTCTCGAACGCCAAGCTCCGCGATCTCAATGGCGACGGTCACCTCGACCTCCTATACAACGACGCCCATACGGACTCCGTAACCGGATACGACTTCTGGGTCGGCCTCAACGATGGCACCGGCACGTTCGGGCCGCTCACGGAGTGGGACCTAAACACCTGCGGCAATGGCGACATCGATGCGATAGACCTCGACAATGACGGCGACCTCGACGTGGTCAACCTCGAACAGCTCGGCTGTGCCGGCGGCAACGATCCTCAGCACATCTTCATCCGCCTCAATAATGGCGACGCAACGTTCCAGCCCGCATACACCATCAACATCGGCCGCATCCCGCGCGACCTCGGCCACGGCGACTTCAACGACGACGGGAACGTCGACCTCGTCACGGCTCACTGGGGCATCAACGGCGCCAATGACTTCATCAACGTCCACCTCGGCAACGGCGACGGGACATTTCAGGAGGCGGTCGTCTACAACGTGGGCCGCGGGCCCCGCTATGTCGTTGTCGCGGACTTCAACGGCGACGGGCATGCGGACTTCGCCACCGCCAACTCATCGAGCGGCAACAGTGGGCGAGAAACGTTGACGGTGATCTTCGGTGTGGGCGACGGCACGTTCACAGGTCGCAGCGACTACTACGCCCCGTACTCACCCGACCTCCAGGGCGTTCAAGGCCTAGAAGTCGGCGACGTGGACGGCGACGGCGACTTCGACCTGATGATGGCCACCGTGGCGGGCGGCATCGCGATGTACTACAACGACGGCGCCGGCAACTTTACCTTTCCCCATCGCCTCGGGGTCTATTGGGGACCGTGGAGCCCCGTCTTCGCGGACTTCGACGGCGACGCTGTGCCGGACCTCGCGATGCTCGTGAGTATGCCGCCGAGCGGGATCGGCCGCGAGATCGCGATCTTGTCTGTGGATCGGCCTCCGACCGCCGCCGTTGTCGATGTGTCCGGTCGCGTGATGACGCCGGACGGCCGCGGATTGCGTAACGCCACAGTGTCGATGACCGGATCTGACGGCGTTACTCGAGTTGCGATCACGTCGAGTTTTGGCTACTACCGCTTCGAGGACCTTCCCGTTGGTGACTCTTACGAAATGAGCGTTAAGTCTCGTAGCTACCGCTTCGTGCCAAGGACTGTTGTCGTGAAAGACACTCTGACAGATGTTGATTTCGTCGGGCTGGAGTGA
- a CDS encoding choice-of-anchor J domain-containing protein, which produces MKNIEKRNGRYFLGILGLTVMLTAAFSLAGNVSVSQARTSFSGLFGPDAVVGGGEAAAEKAASFEASNNDAAFTSGNLAVVVAAASANNTTASVVELSPTSPASNPVQTIAVPGTGPDAIRISGSATSTGYASLTADRTRLTFTGANSEVTGSNVNTLNPRAVVAFTADGNFTLPTTYTGNSGNQTRAATSADNSTWWIADQGGVYTNGSTSASPAANIRNIRTFGGVVYTGLASGTATNIQVSTVSAPSGGVITGLPGLTNNANTQDFYFISSVENGSAFDVLYVLSATSNTAGTIAKYSFDGSTWVANGTYTTTFGGFGLAAARRSTAPGAFLYVSTGQGALTANSVIRLIDTAGYNAAIAIDTADNVTLFTAPAGNIIKGVDFAPVAGTGPSPTPTPTPTPTPTPTPTPTPTPTPTPTPTPTPTPTPTPTPTPTPTPTPTPTPTPTPTPTPTPSPTPTPTPSPSPTPTPTPTPTPSPSPTPSPSPSPGPSPSCTPFTQGFEDVGTLPGGGWSLQNLSEPGPGTTGWFQGNPTVFPSHTGDPNSYIGANFNNGTGVATLSNWLLTPVVTLENGVQMSFWTRTTTNNPFPDRLQVRMSTAGTSTNVGSTATSVGDFTNLLLDINPTYQTGGVYPEVWTQFTVTVTGLGGPTTGRFGFRYFVEDGGPTGNNSNYIGIDTVEISCPTGPTPTPTPSPSPVESPTPTPTPTPTPTPTPTPTPTPSPSPSPSPTPTNFVFFSSPTYMDDEPNTAVITLNRSGDTSGAASVDFSTLPGTAFGGAACGLLVDYITVTNQTVNFAARPDDCDRKRTDLRRHLCRRP; this is translated from the coding sequence ATGAAGAACATTGAGAAACGAAATGGCAGGTATTTTCTAGGTATCCTGGGACTGACCGTAATGCTTACCGCGGCGTTCTCACTCGCCGGAAATGTATCGGTGTCTCAGGCACGTACATCCTTCAGCGGGCTTTTCGGGCCGGATGCGGTTGTCGGAGGCGGCGAAGCGGCGGCTGAAAAAGCTGCAAGCTTTGAAGCCTCGAACAACGATGCAGCGTTCACGTCCGGAAATCTAGCCGTTGTGGTTGCCGCCGCCAGCGCCAACAATACTACGGCGTCAGTGGTCGAACTCAGCCCGACGAGTCCCGCGTCGAACCCGGTTCAGACAATTGCCGTCCCCGGAACCGGCCCTGACGCCATTCGCATAAGCGGCTCCGCGACCAGCACCGGATACGCCAGCCTTACGGCTGACCGGACTCGTCTCACCTTTACCGGAGCAAACTCTGAAGTTACCGGCTCGAATGTCAATACATTGAACCCCCGGGCTGTCGTTGCTTTTACCGCAGACGGCAACTTCACTCTTCCGACGACATACACCGGCAACAGCGGCAACCAAACGCGTGCCGCGACATCGGCAGACAATTCAACCTGGTGGATCGCCGATCAAGGCGGTGTCTATACTAACGGATCGACTTCTGCCAGCCCGGCCGCAAATATCAGGAACATCAGGACATTTGGCGGCGTCGTTTACACGGGCCTCGCTTCGGGTACGGCCACAAACATACAGGTCTCGACCGTAAGTGCTCCGAGCGGCGGTGTGATCACAGGTCTGCCGGGGCTGACGAACAACGCAAACACTCAGGACTTTTACTTCATCTCGTCAGTGGAGAACGGTTCGGCATTTGATGTCCTATACGTGCTCTCAGCTACGAGCAACACCGCAGGAACGATCGCAAAATACTCTTTTGACGGATCGACGTGGGTCGCAAACGGAACTTACACGACAACGTTCGGCGGATTCGGACTTGCAGCCGCACGCCGCTCGACCGCGCCTGGAGCGTTCCTTTATGTATCGACCGGTCAAGGTGCTCTGACGGCAAACAGCGTGATCCGCCTGATCGACACGGCGGGATATAACGCGGCCATCGCGATCGATACTGCGGATAACGTCACACTTTTTACTGCACCGGCTGGAAATATCATCAAGGGTGTTGATTTCGCACCGGTCGCAGGTACCGGACCGTCACCAACACCGACGCCAACACCAACACCGACGCCAACACCAACACCGACGCCGACGCCAACACCGACACCGACGCCGACGCCAACGCCAACACCAACACCAACACCGACACCGACACCAACACCGACGCCGACGCCAACACCGACACCGACGCCGACGCCAACGCCAACACCGACACCGACACCATCGCCAACACCGACACCGACGCCGTCACCGTCACCAACACCGACGCCAACACCGACACCGACGCCGTCACCGTCACCAACACCGTCACCGAGCCCGTCACCTGGGCCGTCGCCGTCCTGCACGCCTTTCACTCAGGGATTCGAGGATGTTGGAACACTTCCGGGTGGTGGTTGGTCACTGCAGAACCTGTCAGAACCGGGTCCAGGGACGACTGGTTGGTTCCAGGGCAATCCAACGGTGTTCCCGTCGCATACAGGAGACCCAAATTCATATATCGGAGCGAATTTCAACAACGGAACGGGCGTCGCAACGCTTAGCAACTGGCTACTTACACCAGTGGTCACGCTTGAGAACGGCGTGCAGATGTCCTTCTGGACGCGTACAACAACCAACAATCCTTTCCCCGATCGCCTGCAGGTGCGTATGAGCACGGCGGGCACAAGCACGAACGTTGGCTCAACCGCCACATCGGTTGGTGATTTCACCAACCTGCTTCTTGATATCAACCCGACGTATCAAACCGGCGGTGTATATCCTGAAGTCTGGACGCAGTTTACGGTAACTGTAACGGGACTTGGCGGGCCGACGACCGGACGGTTTGGATTCAGGTATTTCGTAGAGGACGGCGGACCAACCGGCAACAACTCGAACTATATCGGCATAGATACGGTCGAGATCAGCTGCCCGACAGGCCCGACGCCGACGCCGACGCCTAGCCCGTCACCTGTCGAATCGCCGACGCCAACGCCGACGCCAACACCGACGCCAACACCGACGCCAACGCCGACACCAACTCCTTCGCCGTCGCCGAGCCCGTCGCCAACGCCGACGAACTTCGTGTTCTTCAGCTCGCCGACGTATATGGATGACGAGCCGAATACGGCAGTGATCACATTAAACCGATCAGGTGACACGTCGGGAGCGGCAAGTGTTGATTTCAGCACGTTGCCGGGAACGGCATTTGGCGGAGCGGCTTGTGGGCTGCTGGTGGATTACATCACAGTAACGAACCAGACGGTCAACTTTGCCGCCCGGCCAGACGACTGCGATCGTAAACGTACAGATCTGCGGAGACATCTCTGCAGAAGGCCCTGA
- a CDS encoding SIMPL domain-containing protein — protein sequence MSDEKGSGIFKAALVLAIGLMISSLIFGWFHARSRRGDEAITVTGSAKSRITSDLVVWSAGISAQSPTLADAYRQLADGIPKIKQYLLEKGITEAQMEVSAITTTTLKRRDADGNETGEITGYSLQQQIEVRSNDVQRIAQIARESTELINQGILIESSAPKFYYTKIGDLKIEMLGEAAKDAKERAEKIAASTGNSIGAVRSAKMGVLQITAADSTEVSDYGVYDTSTIEKDMTAVVNISFAVN from the coding sequence ATGAGCGACGAAAAGGGCAGCGGCATATTCAAGGCGGCGTTGGTTTTGGCGATAGGGTTGATGATCTCTTCGCTGATATTTGGCTGGTTTCACGCCCGTTCGCGGCGCGGCGACGAAGCCATCACCGTCACGGGCTCGGCTAAAAGCCGTATCACGTCAGACCTCGTTGTTTGGAGTGCAGGTATCTCGGCACAGTCTCCGACATTGGCCGACGCGTACCGCCAGCTTGCCGACGGCATCCCTAAGATCAAACAATATCTGCTGGAAAAAGGCATAACGGAAGCTCAGATGGAGGTTTCCGCTATCACGACCACCACGCTCAAACGCCGCGATGCCGACGGCAATGAGACCGGCGAGATCACCGGCTATTCACTTCAGCAGCAGATAGAGGTGCGTTCTAACGACGTTCAGCGTATCGCTCAGATCGCACGTGAATCCACGGAACTGATCAATCAGGGGATACTGATCGAATCGTCCGCGCCGAAATTCTATTACACAAAGATCGGCGACCTGAAAATTGAAATGCTCGGCGAGGCCGCCAAAGACGCAAAAGAGCGTGCCGAAAAGATCGCTGCCAGTACGGGAAACTCCATAGGTGCGGTGCGGTCGGCAAAGATGGGCGTCCTGCAGATAACGGCTGCCGATTCGACCGAAGTTTCCGATTACGGCGTTTACGATACATCGACCATCGAAAAGGACATGACCGCGGTCGTGAATATCAGTTTTGCAGTAAATTGA
- a CDS encoding carboxypeptidase regulatory-like domain-containing protein codes for MPPGQTTAIVNVQICGDISAEGPETVILQLSNPVGTGIGPAGGAPPLGPGTDAVLTINDTANQFRNTQCIDIFENSIGLPYPSQIFVNGATTNLFRVRVTLFDYWSNSPDNVDILLVGPNGAKYILMADAGGVVPINPNDARTLTFTDSAPQVVANSTAPATGVYQPTNWETPVTTFPVPAPAGPYVEPGSTVARPVSQTMFGNFGGINANGTWSLYVRDDGGFPRPDTQNGGICGWGLELLPVTAAGVEVSGRVFTSTGAPLRNAEVTMTDANGVVRRAVTSSFGYYRFDEVPVGESFVMSVNSRNYRFVPRVVVVTDTLTDVDFVGLE; via the coding sequence TTGCCGCCCGGCCAGACGACTGCGATCGTAAACGTACAGATCTGCGGAGACATCTCTGCAGAAGGCCCTGAGACAGTCATCCTGCAGCTTTCGAATCCTGTGGGAACAGGCATCGGGCCTGCAGGCGGTGCTCCGCCGCTCGGTCCGGGCACGGATGCCGTTCTGACCATCAATGACACTGCCAACCAGTTCAGGAACACGCAGTGCATCGATATCTTCGAGAACAGCATCGGTCTGCCATATCCGTCGCAGATATTCGTCAACGGCGCTACGACGAACCTGTTCCGCGTACGTGTGACGCTGTTCGACTACTGGTCGAATTCACCGGACAACGTTGACATCCTGCTTGTAGGCCCGAACGGAGCGAAATACATCCTGATGGCAGACGCAGGCGGCGTGGTCCCGATCAATCCGAACGACGCGAGGACGCTGACCTTTACTGACTCCGCTCCGCAGGTCGTGGCGAACAGCACTGCACCTGCAACCGGCGTCTATCAGCCGACGAACTGGGAGACCCCTGTAACGACATTCCCGGTACCTGCACCTGCAGGACCGTATGTCGAGCCGGGATCGACCGTCGCACGGCCGGTCAGCCAGACGATGTTCGGCAACTTCGGCGGCATCAACGCCAACGGAACATGGAGCCTGTATGTGAGAGACGACGGCGGCTTCCCGAGGCCCGACACGCAGAACGGCGGTATCTGCGGCTGGGGACTCGAACTGCTGCCGGTCACGGCTGCGGGAGTCGAGGTATCGGGACGCGTATTCACGTCGACCGGTGCTCCGCTCCGCAACGCAGAGGTCACGATGACGGACGCTAACGGTGTGGTACGCCGTGCGGTAACTTCGAGCTTCGGTTACTACCGATTCGACGAAGTGCCGGTTGGCGAGTCGTTCGTGATGAGCGTAAATTCACGCAACTACCGCTTCGTTCCGCGTGTCGTCGTTGTGACAGATACGCTGACGGATGTTGATTTCGTTGGGCTGGAATGA